A stretch of DNA from Candidatus Palauibacter polyketidifaciens:
TCACTCCGTCAACAAGGTCGAGGCGGACATGGCGTCCGATGCCTCGCTCCGCGGCCGCATCGGCCAGCTGCAGCAAGAGCTGTTCCGAACCTGATGTCGCGTCCGTCCACCACCGTGTGCAAAACGGGACGAAGACTGCGCGTTACGCACACGATACGCACACCATCGAGCGCATCGCCTCCGCGGCGGCACCAATGTTTCGCCGGAGCTTCGACAACCGTGTCGGCGTGTCGACAGCGGACGCACCTCTGCCGGGCCGCACCAAACCTGGGGAACGCCGAATTTTCGACACTTCGACAGGCTCTACTACTACTCCGTTGATACATATATCATACGCAACCGTAGAACCCACGGTGGAAAACCCGAACCGACACTGCCGGAGCTGAAATGAGATTCTCGATCACCCGAGAGGCACTCCAGGAGGGTCTGGCGGCAAGCGCTGCCGCCGTCCCGACCCGAGCCGCGCTCCCGGTTCTCTCGAACATCCTGATCCATGCGGAGGACGATGCCGTGCGGCTGAGCGGCACGGACATGTCGATCTTCGTCTCGTTGTCCGTGCCCGCGGAGGTCTCCGAGGCGGGCGTCGTGGCGCTGCCCGCGAGACAGCTCCTCGAGATCTCGCGCGTGCTCGACGATGCGCCGGTAAAGTTCGCCGCGGCCGACGGAAGTGCCGACGGAGCCTCCGCCGGAGTGGACATCGAGTGTGGCCGGAGCAAGTTCCGGCTTTATGGGCAGGCGCCCGACGAGTTCCCGGACTTCCCGGAGATCGATTTCGCCGGGGGTTGGGAGATGTCGGCCGGCGAGCTGCAGACGCTGATCGAGCGGACGAGTTTCGCCGTTTCCACCGAGGACAGCCGGCCGATCCTGAACGGGATCCTGTGGCAGTTGCGTGAGGCGGCAACCGTGATGGTCGCCACGAACGGCCACCGCCTCGCGAAGATGTCGCGCGAACTGGACGTCAGCGGCTCGCCCGACGAGGCAGACCTCATCATTCCTCCGAAAGCGCTGAGCCAGGTGCAGAAGCTGTACCCTGCCGACACGGTGCTTCAGGTCGCGCGTTCGGAGAATCACCTGGCGTTCCGGTCCGCCGACCGGGAGGTCTTCACGTCGTTGATCGAGGGACCGTATCCGAACTACGAGCAGGTCATTCCGAAGGACAACGACAAGGTTGCGACCGTGAACCGGGCGGGCCTCGAGACGGCGGTGCGGCGCGTCGCGGTGATGGCGGATGACTCGACGAGGCGCGTACGCCTCTCCTTCCGGTCCGGCGACCTCGGGTTCAAGGTTCAGACGCCGGATCTCGGGGAAGCGGAGGACGCGCTGTCGCTGGATTACGAGGGCGAGGACATTCAGATCGGCTTCAATGCGACGTACCTCCTCGAGGTGCTGCGGCACATGCCGGAGGAGGACGTTCGAATGACGTTCAAGGCGCCGGAACGGGCGGCGACCTTCTCTCCCGCGAGCGGCGAACCGGATTACCTCTGCCTCGTAATGCCGCTGCGCATCCTCGACTGAGTCGCGGGCACAAATGACGACTTGCGCGAGGTGCGGGCAGGAGAGCGCCGCGTTCGACCGCTGTCCGTTCTG
This window harbors:
- the dnaN gene encoding DNA polymerase III subunit beta, giving the protein MRFSITREALQEGLAASAAAVPTRAALPVLSNILIHAEDDAVRLSGTDMSIFVSLSVPAEVSEAGVVALPARQLLEISRVLDDAPVKFAAADGSADGASAGVDIECGRSKFRLYGQAPDEFPDFPEIDFAGGWEMSAGELQTLIERTSFAVSTEDSRPILNGILWQLREAATVMVATNGHRLAKMSRELDVSGSPDEADLIIPPKALSQVQKLYPADTVLQVARSENHLAFRSADREVFTSLIEGPYPNYEQVIPKDNDKVATVNRAGLETAVRRVAVMADDSTRRVRLSFRSGDLGFKVQTPDLGEAEDALSLDYEGEDIQIGFNATYLLEVLRHMPEEDVRMTFKAPERAATFSPASGEPDYLCLVMPLRILD